In Amycolatopsis sp. FBCC-B4732, the genomic stretch GCGATCGGGTCGCCGGTCAGGTAGTCGGCCATCAGCGCACCAGTCCTGTCATGATCGCGACCGGGACGAGGGCGTAGCCGCCCGCGACCACGACCGCCGTCGTGCTGCCGAGGAGTTTGATCGCCCGTTCCCGCCGCGCGCTGGTGACGCCCAGCGTGCGCGCGGCGCTGGCGAAGCCGTGGTGGATGTGCAGGCCCAGCATCGCGAGCGCGACGAGGTAGATCAGGTTCACCCACCAGACCCCGAAGTCCGCGACGAGGTTGTGGTACGGGTCGCCGGGCACGAAGTCCCGGTTCACGGTGCCGACGGTGAAGTCGAGGATGTGCCAGACGATGAACAGCGCGAGCGTGGCGCCGCCCCACCGCATGGTGCGCACCGCGAAGGTGGCTCGAACTGGCTGCCGGTGGACGTAGCGCACCGGCCGCGCGCGCAGGTCGCGCCGGGCCAGCTGCACCGCCGCGGTGACGTGCAGGACCAGCGCGGCGAGCAGCACCCCGCGCTGGATCCAGAGGAACCACTCGTAGCGCAGCACCGGCTCGCC encodes the following:
- a CDS encoding succinate dehydrogenase cytochrome b subunit, translated to MVNDLATRRTVRDFWASTIGKKIVMAVSGALLLAFVFAHMVGNLKTFLGAGDLNHYAHWLRTIGEPVLRYEWFLWIQRGVLLAALVLHVTAAVQLARRDLRARPVRYVHRQPVRATFAVRTMRWGGATLALFIVWHILDFTVGTVNRDFVPGDPYHNLVADFGVWWVNLIYLVALAMLGLHIHHGFASAARTLGVTSARRERAIKLLGSTTAVVVAGGYALVPVAIMTGLVR